The following coding sequences are from one Luteimonas sp. S4-F44 window:
- the folE2 gene encoding GTP cyclohydrolase FolE2, whose amino-acid sequence MSDPVRPPVLPDVAGDQAQAARLLDWVGMAEIALPLRIEDGDGQAVTVPARADIGVNLIDPDARGIHMSRLYLHLQDALARETLGRDTLARVLADCIDSQRGLADRVQLTLKYGQLLRRRALASDHSGWKTYPIELDAVLGPDGLALTLTLSVEYSSTCPASAALSRQLNAARFAVDFAGSAPSFDAVHDWLASPRGLAATPHAQRSRATVRLRLSPDVDALPVLSLIDALELALGTPVQTAVKREDEQAFAALNAEHLMFCEDAARRVAAVLTADPRVARFEATVAHFESLHAHDAVARVSG is encoded by the coding sequence TTGAGCGATCCAGTCCGTCCCCCCGTCCTTCCCGATGTCGCTGGCGACCAGGCCCAGGCGGCGCGCCTGCTCGACTGGGTCGGTATGGCGGAGATCGCGCTGCCGTTGCGTATCGAGGACGGCGACGGGCAGGCGGTCACCGTGCCGGCGCGCGCCGATATCGGCGTCAACCTGATCGATCCCGATGCGCGCGGCATCCACATGTCGCGGCTGTATCTGCACCTGCAGGACGCGTTGGCGCGCGAGACGCTCGGGCGCGACACGCTTGCACGCGTGCTGGCCGATTGCATCGACTCCCAGCGCGGCCTCGCCGATCGCGTGCAACTGACCTTGAAGTACGGCCAGTTGCTGCGGCGCCGCGCCCTGGCCAGCGATCACAGCGGCTGGAAGACCTATCCGATCGAACTCGACGCGGTGCTGGGCCCGGACGGCCTGGCGCTCACGCTGACCCTCTCGGTCGAGTACTCCAGCACCTGCCCGGCCTCGGCGGCGCTGTCGCGCCAGCTCAACGCGGCGCGGTTCGCAGTGGACTTCGCCGGCAGCGCACCGAGTTTCGACGCCGTGCACGATTGGCTGGCCTCGCCGCGCGGCCTGGCGGCGACCCCGCATGCCCAGCGCAGCCGCGCGACGGTGCGTCTGCGGCTGTCGCCCGATGTCGATGCGTTGCCGGTCCTGTCATTGATCGACGCACTCGAACTCGCGCTCGGTACGCCGGTCCAGACTGCGGTCAAGCGCGAGGACGAGCAGGCATTCGCCGCGCTCAATGCCGAGCACCTGATGTTCTGCGAGGACGCCGCCCGGCGCGTCGCCGCGGTGCTGACCGCCGACCCGCGCGTCGCGAGGTTCGAGGCGACCGTCGCTCACTTCGAAAGCCTGCACGCGCACGACGCGGTGGCGCGCGTCAGCGGCTGA
- a CDS encoding phytoene/squalene synthase family protein gives MSAAPHDDDFLAKWQARWPEWRIGLAFVAPDLRERVQAWFALLDEFGEAAWGGSDPTPGLAKLAWWQEELQGWDKGARRHPLAVHLQRHAAPWGTLALALRLLPATRDAVPEPAAHLERLHDLALAVAACEMVLFGDGRRDSGDGRITAAPLLAPQAMLRGDQSLAARLLARWPQRDGGTRPRRIGNAILAARLRALARHGQLRPANGLAVLWLGWRAARG, from the coding sequence ATGAGCGCCGCCCCGCACGACGACGACTTCCTGGCCAAGTGGCAGGCGCGATGGCCGGAATGGCGCATCGGCCTGGCCTTCGTCGCCCCGGACCTGCGCGAGCGGGTGCAGGCCTGGTTCGCATTGCTCGACGAGTTCGGCGAGGCCGCCTGGGGCGGTAGCGACCCGACACCCGGACTGGCCAAGCTGGCCTGGTGGCAGGAAGAACTGCAGGGCTGGGACAAGGGCGCGCGCCGGCATCCGCTGGCCGTGCATCTGCAACGGCACGCCGCCCCCTGGGGCACGCTGGCGCTCGCGCTGCGGCTGTTGCCGGCCACGCGCGACGCGGTGCCCGAGCCGGCCGCGCATCTGGAGCGGCTGCACGACCTCGCCTTGGCGGTGGCCGCGTGCGAGATGGTGCTGTTCGGCGACGGACGCCGCGACAGCGGGGACGGACGTATCACCGCGGCACCGCTGCTGGCACCGCAGGCGATGCTGCGCGGCGACCAGTCGCTGGCCGCGCGCCTGCTTGCTCGCTGGCCGCAGCGCGACGGCGGGACCCGGCCGCGTCGGATCGGCAACGCGATCCTCGCCGCGCGTCTGCGGGCGCTCGCCCGCCACGGACAACTGCGTCCTGCGAACGGACTGGCCGTGCTCTGGCTGGGTTGGCGCGCGGCGCGCGGTTGA
- a CDS encoding phosphoglycolate phosphatase yields the protein MQVPTTFPAGALFDLDGTLLDSAPDMLATVNRMRHARGRPPLALADIRPVVSRGARAMAAVAFPELDADGVVALVPEFLAVYGEELGRHSRPFDGVEAMLAALEAAGTRWGIVTNKPEGLAQRILPQLGWQDRCAVLIGGDTLAERKPHPLPLLHAASVIGIPARDCVYVGDDARDILAARAAGMPSIVALWGYRLDDDDPIAWQGDAMLDTPDALAHPAAWPRPT from the coding sequence GTGCAGGTCCCCACGACATTCCCGGCCGGCGCGCTGTTCGATCTCGACGGCACCTTGCTCGACAGCGCCCCCGACATGCTGGCGACGGTCAACCGGATGCGGCACGCGCGCGGCCGCCCGCCATTGGCGCTGGCCGATATCCGCCCGGTGGTCTCGCGTGGCGCGCGGGCGATGGCCGCGGTCGCGTTCCCCGAGCTCGATGCCGACGGCGTGGTCGCGCTGGTACCGGAGTTCCTGGCGGTCTACGGCGAGGAACTGGGCCGGCACAGCCGCCCGTTCGATGGCGTCGAGGCGATGCTGGCCGCACTCGAGGCCGCCGGCACGCGCTGGGGCATCGTCACCAACAAGCCCGAAGGGCTGGCGCAACGCATCCTGCCGCAGCTCGGCTGGCAGGACCGCTGCGCGGTCCTGATCGGCGGCGACACGTTGGCCGAGCGCAAGCCGCATCCGTTGCCGCTGCTGCACGCTGCCAGTGTGATCGGCATTCCAGCACGCGATTGCGTCTACGTCGGCGACGACGCGCGCGACATCCTCGCCGCGCGTGCGGCCGGCATGCCGTCGATCGTCGCGCTGTGGGGGTATCGCTTGGACGACGACGATCCGATCGCTTGGCAGGGCGATGCGATGCTCGACACGCCCGATGCCTTGGCGCACCCCGCCGCCTGGCCGCGTCCGACATGA
- the ubiG gene encoding bifunctional 2-polyprenyl-6-hydroxyphenol methylase/3-demethylubiquinol 3-O-methyltransferase UbiG: protein MNARHENYDQAELDKFGALASRWWDVDGPQRPLHALNPARLEYVRARARLDGADVLDVGCGGGLLSEAMARVGGKVTGIDLAEDLIKVARLHGLETGIQADYRVQSVEALAAERPASYDVVTCMEMLEHVPDPAAILQACATLLRPGGHLFVSTLNRTPAAFALAIVGAEYVARLLPRGTHRYESFIRPSELASWLREADLQLEDVSGLMYEPWRNAARLVRRTDVNYVAWARKPA from the coding sequence ATGAACGCTCGACACGAGAACTACGATCAGGCCGAGCTCGACAAGTTCGGCGCGCTGGCCAGCCGCTGGTGGGATGTCGACGGGCCGCAGCGCCCGCTGCATGCGCTCAATCCGGCGAGGCTGGAATACGTGCGCGCCCGCGCCCGGCTCGATGGCGCCGACGTGCTCGACGTCGGCTGCGGCGGGGGCCTGCTCAGTGAAGCCATGGCCCGGGTCGGCGGTAAGGTGACCGGCATCGACCTGGCCGAGGACCTCATCAAGGTCGCGCGCCTGCACGGACTGGAAACCGGCATCCAGGCCGACTACCGCGTGCAGTCGGTCGAGGCGCTGGCCGCCGAGCGTCCAGCCAGTTACGACGTCGTGACCTGCATGGAAATGCTTGAGCACGTGCCCGATCCGGCGGCGATCCTGCAGGCCTGCGCGACGCTGCTGCGCCCAGGCGGCCACCTGTTCGTGTCCACCCTCAACCGCACCCCGGCCGCATTCGCCTTGGCGATTGTCGGCGCCGAGTACGTCGCCCGGCTGCTGCCGCGCGGCACCCATCGCTACGAAAGCTTCATCCGACCTTCCGAGCTTGCCAGCTGGCTGCGCGAAGCCGATCTGCAGCTCGAGGACGTCAGTGGCCTGATGTACGAGCCATGGCGCAACGCCGCCCGGCTGGTCCGCCGGACCGACGTCAACTACGTCGCCTGGGCGCGGAAGCCGGCGTGA
- a CDS encoding TRZ/ATZ family hydrolase encodes MTDSSAPQSIDLLIEAGHVVPVEPHAVVLDDHAVAVHRGEIVAVLPIAEARQRFAPAQTVSRPQSALLPGLVNAHTHNPMTLLRGIADDLPLMVWLQQHIWPVEAAVIGPEFVADGITLALAEMLRGGTTCVNENYFFPDVQAAVYRQHGFRARIGLPVIDFPTAWASSDDEYFDRAGEVHDQWRDDPLIATAFAPHAPYTVNDANFERVRMLADQLDVPIHLHLHETAQEVEQSLQQYGQRPIARLDRLGLINDRLIAVHMTQLTEGEIHLCAERGVSVVHCPESNLKLASGFCPACALERAGVNVAIGTDGVASNNDLDMFGETRTAAILAKAVAGDAAGFDAFTALRAATLGGARAIGFGDRIGSIEVGKQADLICVDLSPIETQPLHHVVSQLIYATGRHQVSDVWIAGQPKLRERALLGFDLEAITANARQWRDRISTLRTGA; translated from the coding sequence ATGACAGACAGTTCCGCTCCCCAGTCCATCGACCTGTTGATCGAAGCCGGTCACGTCGTGCCGGTGGAGCCGCACGCGGTCGTCCTCGACGATCACGCCGTCGCGGTGCACCGGGGCGAGATTGTCGCCGTGCTGCCGATCGCCGAGGCGCGGCAGCGCTTCGCGCCCGCGCAGACGGTCAGCCGCCCGCAGTCGGCGCTGCTGCCCGGCCTGGTCAACGCGCACACCCACAACCCGATGACGCTGTTGCGCGGGATCGCCGACGACCTGCCGCTAATGGTGTGGCTGCAGCAGCACATCTGGCCGGTCGAGGCCGCCGTGATCGGGCCGGAGTTCGTCGCCGACGGCATCACGCTGGCGCTGGCCGAGATGCTGCGCGGCGGCACCACCTGCGTCAACGAGAACTACTTCTTCCCCGACGTCCAGGCCGCGGTCTACCGCCAGCACGGGTTCCGTGCGCGTATCGGCCTGCCGGTCATCGATTTTCCGACCGCCTGGGCCAGCAGCGACGACGAGTACTTCGATCGCGCCGGCGAGGTCCACGACCAGTGGCGCGACGACCCGCTGATCGCGACCGCGTTCGCACCGCACGCGCCGTACACGGTCAACGACGCCAATTTCGAGCGCGTGCGCATGCTCGCCGACCAGCTCGACGTGCCGATCCACCTGCATCTGCACGAAACCGCCCAGGAGGTCGAGCAGTCGCTGCAGCAGTACGGCCAGCGGCCGATCGCGCGGCTCGACCGGCTGGGCCTGATCAACGATCGCCTGATCGCGGTGCACATGACTCAGCTGACCGAGGGCGAGATCCACCTGTGCGCCGAGCGCGGCGTCAGCGTCGTGCATTGCCCCGAGTCCAACCTCAAGCTCGCCTCGGGCTTCTGTCCGGCCTGCGCGCTGGAGCGCGCAGGCGTCAACGTGGCGATCGGCACCGACGGCGTGGCCAGCAACAACGATCTGGACATGTTCGGCGAGACCCGCACCGCGGCGATCCTGGCCAAGGCGGTGGCCGGCGACGCGGCCGGGTTCGACGCGTTCACCGCGCTGCGCGCGGCCACGCTCGGCGGCGCCCGCGCGATCGGCTTCGGCGATCGGATCGGCTCGATCGAGGTCGGCAAGCAGGCTGACCTCATCTGCGTCGACCTGTCGCCGATCGAGACCCAGCCGCTGCACCATGTCGTCTCGCAACTGATCTACGCGACCGGTCGCCACCAGGTCAGCGATGTCTGGATCGCAGGCCAGCCCAAGCTGCGCGAGCGCGCGCTGCTTGGGTTCGATCTCGAGGCGATCACTGCCAATGCCCGCCAGTGGCGGGACCGCATTTCAACGCTACGCACCGGCGCATGA
- the efp gene encoding elongation factor P, with amino-acid sequence MASYGMNDVKNGQKILVNNEPAVITDTEYVKPGKGQAFTRVKYRQIRTGRVQEITMKSTDSVEAADVLDTDMQYLYSDGEYWHFMNPESFEQVQADKAGMGGAEKWLKGEEECVVTLWNGTPIAVQPPNFVELQITETDPGVRGDTSGGGGKPATLETGAVVRVPLFVGQEEVIKVDTRSGEYVSRVK; translated from the coding sequence ATGGCCAGTTATGGCATGAACGACGTCAAGAATGGCCAGAAGATCCTGGTCAACAACGAGCCCGCGGTCATCACCGACACCGAATACGTCAAGCCGGGCAAGGGGCAGGCGTTCACGCGCGTGAAGTACCGCCAGATCCGCACGGGCCGGGTGCAGGAAATCACCATGAAGAGCACCGATTCGGTCGAAGCGGCCGACGTGCTCGATACCGACATGCAGTACCTCTACAGCGACGGCGAGTATTGGCACTTCATGAATCCCGAGTCGTTCGAGCAGGTGCAGGCCGATAAGGCCGGCATGGGGGGCGCGGAGAAGTGGCTCAAGGGCGAGGAAGAGTGCGTGGTGACGCTGTGGAACGGCACGCCGATTGCGGTCCAGCCTCCGAATTTCGTCGAACTGCAGATCACCGAGACCGATCCTGGCGTACGCGGCGACACCTCGGGCGGCGGCGGCAAGCCGGCGACTCTGGAGACGGGCGCCGTGGTCCGTGTGCCGCTGTTCGTCGGCCAGGAGGAAGTCATCAAGGTCGACACCCGGTCCGGCGAGTACGTCAGCCGCGTCAAGTGA
- the epmB gene encoding EF-P beta-lysylation protein EpmB, with translation MIPAAPLPTQPRRWQQLWRDAVRDPRELLDLLGLQAQALGLSPEAAAQFPLRVPRGFVARMRPGDPTDPLLRQVLPLDDELRPAPGFGLDAVGDGAAKAGHGVIQKYAGRALLVATGSCAVHCRYCFRRHFPYAEETAAAGGWGAALAAIRDDASIEEVLLSGGDPLSLSTAKLVELTDALRGIPHVRRLRIHTRLPIVLPERVDTELTDWLSALPWPLVIVVHANHANEFDGEVDAAMRRLRATGAVLLNQAVLLKGVNDRVETLAALAERGLEAGVLPYYLHQLDRVAGAAHFEVDDATALALHAALVARQSGYLVPRLVREVAGDTSKRALTGTPDGRLAPPVA, from the coding sequence ATGATACCCGCAGCCCCCCTTCCGACGCAGCCGCGCCGCTGGCAGCAGCTCTGGCGCGATGCCGTGCGCGATCCGCGCGAGTTGCTCGACCTGCTCGGCCTGCAGGCGCAGGCGCTGGGCCTGTCGCCCGAAGCGGCGGCCCAATTTCCGCTGCGGGTGCCGCGCGGCTTTGTGGCGCGGATGCGTCCGGGCGACCCTACCGACCCGTTGCTGCGCCAGGTCCTGCCGCTGGATGACGAACTGCGTCCGGCGCCGGGCTTCGGCCTGGACGCGGTCGGCGACGGCGCGGCCAAGGCCGGCCATGGCGTGATCCAGAAATACGCCGGGCGAGCGCTGCTGGTGGCGACCGGCAGCTGCGCGGTGCATTGCCGCTATTGCTTCCGCCGCCATTTTCCCTACGCCGAGGAAACCGCAGCGGCCGGCGGCTGGGGCGCGGCACTTGCAGCGATCCGCGACGATGCCTCGATCGAGGAGGTCCTGTTGTCGGGCGGCGACCCGCTGTCGCTGTCGACCGCCAAGCTCGTCGAACTGACCGATGCGCTGCGCGGCATTCCGCATGTGCGTCGCCTGCGCATCCATACCCGGCTGCCGATCGTGTTGCCCGAGCGGGTCGACACCGAACTGACCGACTGGCTGTCCGCACTGCCCTGGCCGCTGGTGATCGTGGTCCACGCCAACCACGCCAACGAGTTCGACGGCGAGGTCGATGCGGCGATGCGGCGCCTGCGCGCCACCGGCGCGGTACTGCTGAACCAGGCAGTCCTGCTCAAGGGGGTCAATGACCGCGTCGAGACGCTGGCGGCCTTGGCCGAGCGTGGGCTCGAGGCCGGCGTGCTGCCCTACTACCTCCACCAGCTCGACCGCGTGGCCGGTGCGGCCCATTTCGAAGTCGACGATGCCACCGCACTCGCATTGCACGCCGCGCTGGTCGCCCGGCAATCGGGCTATCTGGTGCCGCGCCTGGTCCGCGAGGTCGCCGGCGACACCTCCAAGCGCGCGCTGACCGGCACGCCGGATGGACGCCTGGCGCCCCCCGTGGCATAA
- a CDS encoding EAL domain-containing protein, producing MPDSNADSALRLLIVDDRVEDAEAVVSGLRNAGIAVRPLRATSSEELGRLLVGQVIDVAIAAHAAVTLPFAQAMQCIADSGQDIPVIVLVDALDETAFVDVMLGGARTMALRHAPQQLLVAVRDAWADRQARRNLRLLEARLRESERRSDALIDSSRDPIAYIHEGMHIRANAAYLEMFGYGDFQQIEGVSLLDMVAPQHVDAFKALLKSLSRGEPPPLRHEIEARDADGHSFPAAMEFTAAQYEGEPCLQVVFRRRELIDPELAHELEALRQRDHVTGLLNRPAFLRELEDAVDDAARGQSRHGFLLIEPDRHQQLLADIGLDHADDLLAAAAARLQSLLDASAIAARYGGTTFAVLLREGDYHATAALAERLRAGFADHVFDVGARSTVVTLSIGGIQIGETSANVGQVLARATQALESASGAGGDQCEVFDPGAADRLEQERLQLWIARLRTALDHDGFVLHYQPVVNLQGDTAPVYECLLRLDGGDGELVAPGTFLQIAKDHGMLAQIDRYVVARAIAAIARRLHEGRPTTLLVKVSEASLEAAGLATFIGEQLARHQVPGKYLVLQLPESKVFTHLKATQAFAAHVARFDCAFALEQFGAGLDSFQLLTHLQPNLLKLDRSFTQGLPTNAENQARLGEIAARARALGIRTIAEFVQDAASMSILFAAGIDYVQGNFLAPAGPGMHYDFE from the coding sequence ATGCCAGACAGCAACGCCGATTCCGCGCTGCGCCTGTTGATCGTCGACGACCGCGTCGAGGATGCCGAGGCGGTCGTGAGCGGATTGCGCAATGCCGGCATCGCGGTCCGCCCGTTGCGGGCGACCTCCTCAGAGGAACTGGGCCGCCTGCTGGTCGGCCAGGTGATCGATGTGGCGATCGCCGCGCATGCGGCCGTCACCCTGCCCTTCGCCCAGGCGATGCAGTGCATCGCCGACAGCGGCCAGGACATCCCGGTCATCGTGCTCGTCGACGCGCTCGATGAGACCGCATTCGTCGACGTCATGCTCGGCGGCGCGCGCACGATGGCGCTGCGCCACGCGCCGCAGCAGCTGCTGGTGGCGGTGCGCGATGCCTGGGCCGATCGCCAGGCGCGGCGCAACCTGCGACTGCTCGAGGCCCGGCTCCGCGAGAGCGAGCGCCGCAGTGACGCGCTGATCGACTCCTCGCGCGATCCCATCGCCTACATCCACGAGGGCATGCACATCCGCGCCAACGCGGCGTACCTGGAAATGTTCGGCTACGGCGACTTCCAGCAGATCGAAGGCGTCTCGCTGCTGGACATGGTGGCGCCGCAGCATGTCGATGCTTTCAAGGCCCTGCTCAAGTCGCTCAGCCGCGGCGAACCGCCACCGCTGCGCCATGAGATCGAGGCCCGCGATGCCGATGGCCATTCGTTCCCGGCCGCCATGGAGTTCACCGCCGCCCAGTACGAGGGCGAGCCCTGCCTGCAGGTCGTATTCCGGCGTCGGGAGCTGATCGATCCGGAGCTCGCGCACGAGCTCGAAGCGCTCCGCCAGCGCGACCACGTCACCGGCCTGCTCAATCGCCCGGCATTCCTGCGCGAGCTCGAGGACGCTGTCGACGATGCCGCGCGCGGGCAATCGCGGCACGGCTTTCTGCTGATCGAACCCGACCGGCACCAACAGTTGCTAGCCGACATCGGCTTGGACCATGCCGACGACCTGCTCGCCGCGGCCGCCGCCAGGCTCCAATCGCTGCTCGATGCGTCGGCCATCGCCGCGCGCTACGGCGGCACGACCTTCGCCGTGCTGCTGCGCGAGGGCGACTACCACGCCACGGCGGCCCTGGCCGAGCGATTGCGGGCGGGCTTCGCCGACCATGTGTTCGACGTGGGCGCGCGCTCGACCGTGGTGACACTGAGCATCGGCGGCATCCAGATCGGCGAAACCAGCGCCAATGTCGGCCAGGTGCTGGCACGCGCGACGCAGGCGCTGGAGTCGGCATCCGGCGCTGGCGGCGACCAGTGCGAGGTGTTCGACCCGGGCGCTGCTGACCGGCTGGAGCAGGAGCGGCTGCAGCTCTGGATCGCGCGGCTGCGCACCGCGCTCGATCACGATGGGTTCGTGCTGCATTACCAGCCGGTGGTCAACCTGCAAGGCGATACCGCGCCAGTCTACGAATGCCTGCTGCGGCTCGACGGTGGCGATGGCGAACTCGTCGCGCCGGGCACGTTCCTGCAGATCGCCAAGGATCACGGCATGCTCGCCCAGATCGACCGCTATGTGGTCGCCCGCGCGATCGCCGCGATCGCCCGGCGCCTGCACGAGGGGCGGCCCACCACGCTGTTGGTGAAGGTCAGCGAGGCGTCGCTCGAGGCGGCAGGGCTGGCGACGTTCATCGGCGAGCAACTTGCCCGGCATCAGGTGCCGGGCAAGTACCTGGTCCTGCAGTTGCCCGAGTCCAAGGTGTTCACGCATCTCAAGGCGACGCAGGCGTTCGCGGCCCATGTCGCGCGCTTCGACTGCGCATTCGCGCTCGAGCAGTTCGGCGCAGGACTGGATTCGTTCCAGTTGCTGACCCATCTGCAGCCGAATCTGCTCAAACTCGACCGCAGTTTCACCCAGGGGCTGCCGACCAATGCCGAGAACCAGGCGCGCCTGGGCGAGATCGCGGCGCGGGCACGCGCGCTCGGCATCCGCACGATCGCCGAGTTCGTCCAGGACGCGGCCAGCATGTCGATCCTGTTCGCCGCTGGCATCGACTACGTGCAAGGCAATTTCCTCGCGCCCGCCGGCCCGGGCATGCACTACGACTTCGAGTAG
- the htpX gene encoding protease HtpX — MLKRYALLIATNFAVLALVSIVMAVLGINPSTYAGLLVFAALFGFGGAFFTLAISKWSAKRFTGAQVITEPRNEAERWLLTTVQRQAQMAGIGMPEVAIYDAPEINAFATGARRDASLVAVSTGLLRAMTREEAEAVLAHEVSHVANGDMVTMTLLQGVLNTFVIFLARVVGRAIDGYLSGGRDNGGGGIAYFAIVFVLDMIFGLFASMIAMWFSRHREFRADAGGAQLAGREKMIAALERLAQTYGESTLPKQVAAFGISGGVGGGLKRLLMSHPPLEERITALRHANLDGSSIRQGVVA, encoded by the coding sequence ATGCTCAAGCGCTACGCCCTCCTCATTGCCACCAACTTTGCCGTGCTGGCCCTGGTCAGCATCGTCATGGCCGTTCTCGGCATCAATCCATCCACCTACGCCGGCTTGTTGGTGTTTGCCGCCCTGTTCGGCTTCGGCGGCGCCTTCTTCACGCTCGCGATCTCCAAGTGGTCGGCCAAGCGCTTCACCGGTGCCCAGGTGATCACCGAGCCGCGTAACGAGGCCGAGCGCTGGCTGCTGACCACCGTGCAGCGCCAGGCGCAGATGGCCGGCATCGGTATGCCGGAGGTCGCGATCTACGATGCGCCGGAGATCAACGCATTTGCCACCGGCGCCCGCCGCGACGCTTCGCTGGTGGCGGTGTCGACGGGTCTGCTGCGTGCGATGACCCGCGAAGAGGCCGAGGCCGTGCTGGCGCACGAGGTCAGCCACGTCGCCAATGGCGACATGGTGACCATGACGCTGCTGCAGGGTGTGCTCAATACCTTCGTGATCTTCCTGGCCCGCGTGGTCGGCCGGGCGATCGACGGCTACCTGAGCGGCGGCCGCGACAATGGCGGTGGCGGCATTGCCTACTTTGCGATCGTGTTCGTGCTCGACATGATCTTCGGCCTGTTCGCGTCGATGATCGCGATGTGGTTCTCGCGCCATCGCGAGTTCCGCGCCGACGCTGGCGGTGCCCAGCTGGCGGGTCGCGAGAAGATGATCGCCGCGCTCGAGCGGCTGGCGCAGACCTACGGCGAGAGCACGCTGCCCAAGCAGGTTGCGGCGTTCGGCATCAGCGGTGGCGTCGGTGGCGGCCTGAAGCGCCTGCTGATGAGCCATCCGCCGCTCGAGGAGCGCATCACCGCGCTGCGCCATGCCAATCTCGACGGCAGCAGCATCCGGCAGGGCGTGGTGGCCTGA
- the gluQRS gene encoding tRNA glutamyl-Q(34) synthetase GluQRS yields MSPPAPPPCGRFAPSPTGPLHAGSLVAALGSWLMARRSGGQWRVRIEDVDRPREVAGAADAQLAMLRACGLDWDGEVVRQSARGALYQSALDQLLADGHAFVCHCSRSALAASGGIHRGRCVATHPRPDPAIRLRVPPDTRIAFDDGLRGRIEQDLWAEVGDFVLRRADGLWAYQLAVVVDDADQGITDVVRGADLLDSTPRQILLQRRLGLPTPRHAHLPLLRDAAGRKLSKSLGAQAPDPADPLPALRAAWQALGQWPFTADNVQAWRVHALERFDPARIPIADPVGASPTGRACQHD; encoded by the coding sequence ATGTCGCCCCCTGCCCCGCCTCCATGCGGCCGCTTCGCGCCGTCCCCGACTGGCCCCCTGCATGCCGGCTCGCTGGTCGCCGCGCTCGGCAGCTGGCTGATGGCCCGCCGCAGCGGCGGGCAGTGGCGGGTGCGAATCGAGGATGTCGACCGACCACGCGAGGTCGCCGGCGCCGCCGACGCGCAGTTGGCGATGCTGCGCGCCTGCGGCCTGGACTGGGACGGCGAGGTCGTGCGCCAGAGCGCGCGCGGCGCCCTGTACCAGTCGGCGCTCGACCAGCTGCTGGCCGACGGCCACGCGTTCGTCTGCCACTGCAGCCGCAGCGCGCTGGCGGCGTCCGGCGGGATCCATCGTGGGCGCTGCGTTGCCACCCACCCTCGCCCGGACCCGGCGATCCGCTTGCGCGTGCCGCCGGATACGCGGATCGCCTTCGACGATGGGCTGCGGGGACGGATCGAGCAGGACCTGTGGGCGGAGGTCGGCGACTTCGTGCTGCGGCGGGCCGACGGGTTGTGGGCGTACCAGTTGGCCGTGGTCGTCGACGATGCCGACCAGGGCATCACCGACGTGGTCCGCGGCGCCGACCTGCTCGATTCCACGCCGCGGCAGATCCTGCTCCAGCGACGGCTCGGGCTGCCCACCCCGCGTCATGCGCACTTGCCGCTGCTGCGCGACGCCGCCGGGCGCAAGCTGTCCAAGTCTCTGGGTGCGCAGGCGCCCGACCCGGCCGATCCCCTGCCTGCGCTGCGCGCGGCCTGGCAGGCGCTGGGGCAATGGCCGTTCACTGCCGACAACGTGCAGGCCTGGCGCGTGCACGCGCTCGAACGCTTCGATCCGGCACGGATTCCGATCGCCGATCCGGTGGGTGCATCGCCCACTGGACGCGCTTGTCAGCATGACTAG
- the phbB gene encoding acetoacetyl-CoA reductase: MSARVALVTGGTGGIGTAIVRRLADSGYRVATNYRNAEKAEAWQQQLREAGYEVAIASGDVSDHVEAERMVREIESQLGPIDILINNAGITRDGTFHKMHALQWQDVINTNLNSVYNVTRPVIEGMRERKWGRIIQISSINGLKGQYGQANYAAAKAGMHGFTISLARENAKLGITVNTVSPGYVATDMVMAVPEEVRAKIAADIPTGRLGRPEEIAYAVNFLVAEEASWITGSNLDINGGHHMGW; this comes from the coding sequence ATGAGCGCACGCGTGGCATTGGTCACCGGCGGCACCGGCGGTATCGGCACGGCCATCGTCAGGCGCCTGGCCGACAGTGGCTATCGCGTCGCCACCAACTACCGCAACGCCGAGAAGGCCGAGGCCTGGCAGCAGCAGCTGCGCGAGGCCGGCTACGAGGTTGCGATCGCGTCCGGGGATGTCTCCGACCACGTCGAGGCCGAGCGCATGGTGCGCGAGATCGAGTCCCAGCTCGGGCCCATCGACATCCTGATCAACAACGCCGGCATCACCCGCGACGGCACCTTCCACAAGATGCACGCGCTGCAGTGGCAGGACGTCATCAACACCAATCTCAACTCGGTCTACAACGTCACCCGCCCGGTGATCGAAGGCATGCGCGAGCGCAAGTGGGGGCGGATCATCCAGATCAGTTCGATCAACGGCCTCAAGGGCCAGTACGGCCAGGCCAACTACGCCGCCGCCAAGGCCGGCATGCACGGCTTCACGATTTCGCTGGCGCGCGAGAACGCCAAGCTCGGCATCACCGTCAACACGGTCTCGCCCGGCTACGTCGCCACCGACATGGTGATGGCGGTGCCCGAGGAGGTCCGCGCCAAGATCGCCGCCGACATCCCGACCGGCCGGCTGGGACGCCCGGAGGAGATCGCCTACGCGGTGAATTTCCTGGTGGCCGAGGAAGCGTCGTGGATCACCGGCTCCAACCTCGACATCAACGGCGGCCACCATATGGGGTGGTGA